The genomic stretch CGGGCAATTGGTATTGCGCAATGACCTCGGCTGGATTTGCGCTCAGATAAGCTGTCGACGGCTGTGTTGCGAAGCGAACCATTGAAGTGTCGTTCCGTGCCCGAGGATAGTATTTCCTGAAGTCGCGAAGCGCGCTCTCGCTGCTGAGCATAATGGTCCGCCTTGAGGCGATCTGGAGGCGAAAGCCGAGCTCGCGACGCCATCGGGAGGAGCGCGGAAAGAGCTCGGGCAATTTTCGATGTTGCAGATCGGGAAACCAGGCCACGGCCGGATAGGGCAGCCGCCAACCAAAAAAGCGTGCGGTTTCGAAAACCGCATCGATACGTTGCGCCCGGAATACTACCGCCGCCTTCCAGTCCAATCCCAGCGCAAGGGCTGCAGCTAAACCGGCGCGGCTTTCAAAAGCCGCCGATCGCACAACTTCCACGCCTGGTATCTCGGCTAGTGCGGAGAGATCGGCATCGTCATCACCGTTCCCAGCAAACAAGACCGGCGTGAGTTCGCCCGGTCGAAACTGGCTAAGCGCCGCAAACAAATTGCTCTGGTAATTATAGCCGCCGGCCCAAACCTGCCGGGGGATATGCGTGAATGCGAGCCGCAGCGGCACACGTTGGATCACCGGGCCTGTTCCTTGAACCACGAAACGTAATCCGCAAAGCCTTGCTCAACGGGGATCTTCCACTCAAAGGGCAGAGCACGCAGCGTTTCATCGTTTGCCAGCAGACTCGGCGGATCACCCGCCCGAACGGCGCCAGAGTACGTCACGGAAATGCTTCCGCCCCAGGATTCCGAGAGCATCGCCGCAACCCGTGCTACCGTCGTTCCAAGCCCAGATCCGGCATTAATCGCGCGAAAGGTCTCCGGCTGAGGCTTTTCAGCGATCTCCGCCAATAGCCGCGCGACGTCGCGGACATCCGTCCAGTCCCGGACCTCCGCTCCGGTCCCTCCCAGCACCAGATTTCGCTCACCCGCTTGCAATCGGGAGCAAATATCCCAGGCCAACTGTTTTCGCAAGAGTGACCCATAAACCGAGAACAAGCGCAATACTGTACCACGCAAGCCGAATGTCACGGCGTAGCTGCGGCACAGCTGCTCCATCATCAGTTTGTGTTGACCGTAGGGCGACATCGGAAGCGTTGCCGCATCCGCGGCGATCGGCCCTTCGTGACCCGCGCCATAAACCGCGGCGCTCGACGCGACGATCAAGCGACTTTCTCTGGCGGAACCGCGGAGCCACTCGAGTAATCTGGCCGTGCTGGCAACGGTACGCGAAAAGTCCTCAAACGGCTGCGCGATCGACAATCCGACCGAAGAGCCGCCGGCCAGATGGAAAATCGTCGACGGCAGTCCCGCCAGCTCCGCAAGCGCGTTGAGATTGGCCGCGTCGATCTCGCCGTTCAGCCAATGCTCCAGGCCGATGCGATGCTTTTCGGCGTCTCCGATCGCGCCGTGGCCAATGCC from Bradyrhizobium sp. Ash2021 encodes the following:
- a CDS encoding glycosyltransferase family 1 protein, whose amino-acid sequence is MIQRVPLRLAFTHIPRQVWAGGYNYQSNLFAALSQFRPGELTPVLFAGNGDDDADLSALAEIPGVEVVRSAAFESRAGLAAALALGLDWKAAVVFRAQRIDAVFETARFFGWRLPYPAVAWFPDLQHRKLPELFPRSSRWRRELGFRLQIASRRTIMLSSESALRDFRKYYPRARNDTSMVRFATQPSTAYLSANPAEVIAQYQLPERYFYLPNQFYRHKNHQVVVDALTILMQRGFDVVVCASGSTEDRRGRGYFEHVMSQVRNRGLEKRFLHLGMIPAPHVYALLRASLALINPSRFEGWSTTVEEAKSFGVPMILSDLDVHREQTAGEARYFGTDDPFTLADHLMRTSRACEVSIVRSLVPHQEHRVEAFATDFTNTVQRAVRC
- a CDS encoding SDR family oxidoreductase, with the protein product MLADRGNRVHGIGHGAIGDAEKHRIGLEHWLNGEIDAANLNALAELAGLPSTIFHLAGGSSVGLSIAQPFEDFSRTVASTARLLEWLRGSARESRLIVASSAAVYGAGHEGPIAADAATLPMSPYGQHKLMMEQLCRSYAVTFGLRGTVLRLFSVYGSLLRKQLAWDICSRLQAGERNLVLGGTGAEVRDWTDVRDVARLLAEIAEKPQPETFRAINAGSGLGTTVARVAAMLSESWGGSISVTYSGAVRAGDPPSLLANDETLRALPFEWKIPVEQGFADYVSWFKEQAR